TGTATATACAAGGGCAAACGTAAACACAACTTGTATGGTATACATGCATGTGCGCACTGATGTTAATTTCATCCTTTTATGCATTCCTTGTTGTCAGAATGAGAGGTACATAAGAATTATGCTCTTTAGGTAAGGGAGGGAGAGGGGCACAATTCTGTTGAAGCAGCCAACGGGGACGCATTCAACACAACAACTTTGCCGCGCTCGCTGTGCGTACTACTAATTTTTTATGAGCACGCGTTTATCTCCATGCAATTTTTCttatccatattttttttttttttttttacccaccACGCACCCCCAAATTGAACGTCGGAATTTTAGCAAGTGCTTACAATAAAGAATGAACCCCAGGTGTAGGGATGCTTTAAATGCCGGCGCGAATACGAGAGAATACCTGCGGGTACGATCTTCTATACGCACCAAGGCAAGCTAAACTTTTGTCAGTGAGCCTACTTATAATGACAATAGggattgttaaaaaaaaaaaaaaaaaaaaaaaacacgtgCGCAGTACCAActgttgccccttttttcgaCCTACTATAAAAAGAGGGAtctacaaaataaaaatgacgaaGGGTGATTCGGTGTCAGCCGTATAGTCaacggaggaaaaaaaaacaaacgcaaaaagaaaagaaaaaaagagaaaaaaaagaaacggcAGAAGGCGAAAAGAAAacggaaaacgaaaaaaacgaaagcaCTATAACGATGGTAATAAAACGGAATACAAAAAGCGGAACGCAAATatagaaatacaaaaaacaaatgcgaagggaagaaagaaaaggaggaaaatatgaCCACTTGCCTTTTATTCAAACCCTTTTTACCAAGGCATAATTTTATttgatattttaaaaacctATTGCATacatctgtttttttttttttgcttcccaaACTGACATTGAAAAAACGTAGTAGAGTGAACATATTCACATGTGCCTTTGCGGCCAACAGCTAGCTGCAGTTCTCCAGTTTTGAGAAGCTACAACGTTGCGTTTTGCGGCAGGCGCATACGGGAGAAGGAGAGCACGCTTTGGTTCTATTCCCGCGACGGTGACAGTTGTACTCGATACGTGCGCGTGTAACTGGTTTAGTTGCCTATCCGCTTCCCTACGTTAATTGCGCACAACACAAATTGCGCCTAACGACGAAACAAAAGAAAGTCCAAGAAAATGTCTGTGAGTGAGAGTATTTCACGCATCTACGTGGGAAACCTACCGTCTCACGTATCGCCAAGGGACGTAGAAAATGAATTTCGCAAATATGGAAACATACTCAAGTGTGACGTGAAAAAAACTGTATCCGGTGCTGCCTTTGCCTTTATCGAATTCGAAGATGCAAGGGATGCAGCCGATGcgataaaagaaaaggacggGTCTGATTATGGGGGTAATAAGTTAAGGGTCGAAGTTCCTTTTAACGCCAGGGATAATGGGAAGTACGGCCCCAGAGGGGGTAGAGGGATGATGGGAAGAGGAATGAGGGCCAGGCGAGGCAGATACGTCGTTGaggtaagggaaaaatgaaataaaaggaatacCACTTTGTGCAACATTAACGTGTagcattttttactttttatgtTTGCCCTCATTTTTGCGTATTAATGATAATGCCCATGTTACAACATGTCACCGTTGTATGCAGCGCGTCTTCACACTCAACCCGCTTCACCCATCCACACGTGCAGGTCAGCGGACTGCCCCTTTCAGGCAGCTGGCAAGATTTGAAGGACCATCTTAGAGAAGCAGGAGAGTGCGGTCATGCagatgtttttaaaaacggaATTGGCGAAGTGTCCTTTTTCCATAAGGAAGACATGCTTGAAGCgattgaaaaatttaacggATCTACATTTAGGTCCCATGAAGGTGAAAAATCCAAAATAACCAttagagagaaaaaaatatcgtGGCACCGGGAAGATGGAGGGTACGGTAGATACCGTAGCAGGAATAGGAGCTATTCTAGCAGGAGCTACTCCAGGAGCCGTAAAAGGTCCTACACCAGAAGTAGGAGTTACAGTAGCAGAAGCTACAGCAGGAGCAGAAGTAGAAGCCGAAGTGGAAGTCACAGCAGAAGCAGGAGTAGAAGCAGAACATCTAGCAGCAGCAG
The Plasmodium coatneyi strain Hackeri chromosome 10, complete sequence DNA segment above includes these coding regions:
- a CDS encoding Splicing factor, with protein sequence MSVSESISRIYVGNLPSHVSPRDVENEFRKYGNILKCDVKKTVSGAAFAFIEFEDARDAADAIKEKDGSDYGGNKLRVEVPFNARDNGKYGPRGGRGMMGRGMRARRGRYVVEVSGLPLSGSWQDLKDHLREAGECGHADVFKNGIGEVSFFHKEDMLEAIEKFNGSTFRSHEGEKSKITIREKKISWHREDGGYGRYRSRNRSYSSRSYSRSRKRSYTRSRSYSSRSYSRSRSRSRSGSHSRSRSRSRTSSSSRSRSMDRRRDAYEKKRSYSKSLSYQERKKNNRSISKSGSRSPSRSRSRSTSWSRKRRH